The following are encoded together in the Lepidochelys kempii isolate rLepKem1 chromosome 7, rLepKem1.hap2, whole genome shotgun sequence genome:
- the LOC140914503 gene encoding hyaluronidase-4-like, translating into MGRRRQSGVEQTAVRPSLGRFLAWSSPAFRLHKCPVHHTMLLLLLLCPELPRGHNLKPSLPPIVPDRPFLVAWNAPTARCWTSYEVPLSVASFSLLVNAQEDFTGGNVTIFYYDQLGLYPYYLNTSTPPVAVNGGCPQNASLLDHLDKMASDIAATMPSASFAGLSVIDWENWRPQWIRNWDKKDVYRAMSAQLVRQRNPRWPDEQVELEAKWEFEAAAARFMAETLKLAQLLRPGGWWGYYLFPECYNYHYWDDFENFTGGCPQVEVQRNNKLLWLWEQSKALYPSIYMEEVLRASPQGKKFVQAKLSEALRVAQLPSANHSLPVFAYARPFYSYTLKELTQTDLVYTIGQAAAMGAHGIVLWGGVEYSRNQPNCVKIQKYLTGTLGPYIINVTKATKLCSQFVCNNHGRCLRRKMDSDSYLHLDASSFQIRVDRATHGPHVSVKGALTTQQRDRMKQEFTCHCYQGWSGEHCHSQGQSNRLWAWDLGIPMVVMSAIWTWGM; encoded by the exons CGGAGTGGAGCAAACTGCAGTGAGGCCCAGCTTGGGCAGGTTCCTGGCATGGAGCTCACCGGCCTTCAGGCTACATAAGTGCCCCGTGCACCACACCATGTTGCTGTTGCTGCTCCTGTGCCCCGAGCTGCCCAGGGGTCATAACCTAAAGCCATCCTTGCCCCCCATTGTGCCCGACCGGCCCTTTCTGGTGGCCTGGAATGCGCCAACGGCTCGGTGCTGGACTTCCTATGAGGTGCCCCTCAGCGTGGCCTCCTTCAGCCTCCTGGTGAACGCGCAGGAAGACTTCACAGGCGGCAACGTCACCATCTTCTACTATGACCAGCTGGGTCTGTACCCCTACTACCTGAACACCAGCACGCCGCCCGTGGCCGTCAATGGCGGCTGTCCCCAGAACGCCAGCCTGCTGGACCACCTGGACAAGATGGCCAGCGACATCGCCGCCACCATGCCCTCGGCCTCCTTCGCTGGCCTGTCCGTGATCGATTGGGAGAACTGGAGGCCCCAGTGGATCCGGAACTGGGACAAGAAGGACGTCTACCGGGCCATGTCCGCCCAGCTGGTGAGGCAAAGGAACCCACGCTGGCCCGACGAGCAGGTAGAGCTGGAGGCTAAGTGGGAGTTTGAGGCGGCTGCGGCCAGGTTCATGGCGGAGACCCTCAAGCTGGCGCAGTTGCTGCGCCCCGGCGGCTGGTGGGGCTACTACCTCTTCCCCGAGTGCTACAACTACCACTACTGGGATGACTTTGAGAACTTCACTGGGGGCTGCCCCCAGGTGGAGGTGCAGCGCAACAACAAGCTGCTGTGGCTGTGGGAGCAGAGCAAGGCGCTCTACCCCTCCATCTACATGGAGGAGGTACTGAGAGCCTCCCCGCAGGGCAAGAAGTTTGTGCAGGCCAAGCTAAGTGAAGCTCTGCGTGTGGCTCAGCTGCCCTCTGCCAACCACTCCCTGCCTGTCTTCGCGTACGCCCGGCCCTTCTACAGCTACACCCTGAAGGAGCTAACCCAG ACAGACCTGGTGTACACGATCGGGCAGGCAGCAGCCATGGGGGCTCACGGGATTGTCCTCTGGGGAGGTGTGGAATATTCTCGCAACCAG CCCAACTGTGTAAAGATCCAGAAATACCTGACTGGCACCTTAGGCCCTTACATCATCAATGTGACCAAGGCAACCAAACTCTGCAGCCAGTTTGTCTGCAACAACCATGGCCGCTGCCTTCGCAGGAAGATGGATTCGGACAGCTACCTGCACCTGGACGCGAGCTCCTTCCAGATCCGAGTGGACAGAGCCACCCACGGACCGCATGTGTCCGTGAAAGGAGCCCTCACCACCCAGCAGAGGGACAGGATGAAACAAGAGTTCACATGTCACTGCTaccagggctggagtggggaacACTGCCATTCCCAGGGGCAGAGCAACCGGCTCTGGGCATGGGACCTGGGCATCCCCATGGTGGTGATGTCTGCAATATGGACGTGGGGCATGTGA
- the TWF2 gene encoding twinfilin-2 isoform X1 — MAHQTGIHATTELKDFFAKARNGSIRLIKVVIEDEQLVLGAYKELSRHWDKDYDSFVLPLLDEQQPCYILYRLDTQNAQGFEWLFISWSPDNSPVRLKMLYAATRATVKKEFGGGHIKDELFGTVKEDLSLSGYQKHVSSCSAPAPLTAAEQELQQIRINEVKTEISVESKHQTLQGLAFPLQADAQQAIQLLKQKKINYIQLKLDLERETIDLVHTNATELADLPRRIPQDSARYHFFLYKHSHEGDYLESVVFIYSMPGYRCGIKERMLYSSCKSRLLDTVEQEFSLEITKKIEIDDGAELTAEFLYDEVHPKQHAFKQAFAKPRGPVGKRGQKRLIKGPGENGEDS; from the exons AGCAGCTAGTGCTGGGAGCCTACAAAGAATTGTCTCGCCATTGGGATAAAGACTATGACTCCTTTGTGCTGCCGCTGCTGGATGAACAACAGCCATGTTATATCCTCTACCGGCTGGACACCCAGAACGCACAGGGCTTTGAGTGGCTCTTCATCTCCTGGTCCCCTGACAATTCCCCC GTTAGGCTGAAGATGCTGTATGCAGCGACCCGAGCAACAGTGAAAAAAGAATTTGGAGGAGGACACATAAAGGATGAGCTGTTTGGAACAGTTAAG GAAGACCTCTCACTAAGTGGCTACCAGAAGCATGTGTCGtcttgctctgccccagccccgctgactgcagctgaacaggagctccaGCAAATCCGCATTAATGAG GTGAAGACCGAGATCAGTGTGGAGAGTAAACATCAGACTCTGCAGGGCCTGGCTTTCCCACTGCAGGCTGATGCGCAGCAGGCCATCCAGTTGTTAAAGCAGAAGAAAATCAATTACATCCAGCTG AAACTGGATCTTGAGCGGGAGACTATTGACCTGGTCCATACCAATGCCACGGAGCTAGCAGACCTCCCCAGAAGGATCCCCCAGGACTCTGCTCGCTATCATTTCTTCCTGTATAAGCACTCTCATGAGGGAGACTACCTGGAGTCTGTGG TGTTCATCTATTCCATGCCCGGGTACAGGTGTGGCATTAAGGAGCGTATGCTGTACTCCAGCTGCAAGAGCCGGCTGCTCGACACTGTGGAGCAGGAGTTCTCCCTGGAGATTACAAAGAAG ATCGAGATTGACGACGGAGCCGAGCTGACTGCGGAGTTCCTGTACGACGAGGTCCACCCCAAGCAGCATGCCTTCAAGCAGGCATTCGCCAAGCCCAGGGGCCCCGTGGGGAAACGGGGACAGAAGCGACTGATCAAAGGGCCAGGGGAGAACGGCGAGGACAGTTAG
- the TWF2 gene encoding twinfilin-2 isoform X2 has product MARSVSSKSSLRMLVLGAYKELSRHWDKDYDSFVLPLLDEQQPCYILYRLDTQNAQGFEWLFISWSPDNSPVRLKMLYAATRATVKKEFGGGHIKDELFGTVKEDLSLSGYQKHVSSCSAPAPLTAAEQELQQIRINEVKTEISVESKHQTLQGLAFPLQADAQQAIQLLKQKKINYIQLKLDLERETIDLVHTNATELADLPRRIPQDSARYHFFLYKHSHEGDYLESVVFIYSMPGYRCGIKERMLYSSCKSRLLDTVEQEFSLEITKKIEIDDGAELTAEFLYDEVHPKQHAFKQAFAKPRGPVGKRGQKRLIKGPGENGEDS; this is encoded by the exons CTAGTGCTGGGAGCCTACAAAGAATTGTCTCGCCATTGGGATAAAGACTATGACTCCTTTGTGCTGCCGCTGCTGGATGAACAACAGCCATGTTATATCCTCTACCGGCTGGACACCCAGAACGCACAGGGCTTTGAGTGGCTCTTCATCTCCTGGTCCCCTGACAATTCCCCC GTTAGGCTGAAGATGCTGTATGCAGCGACCCGAGCAACAGTGAAAAAAGAATTTGGAGGAGGACACATAAAGGATGAGCTGTTTGGAACAGTTAAG GAAGACCTCTCACTAAGTGGCTACCAGAAGCATGTGTCGtcttgctctgccccagccccgctgactgcagctgaacaggagctccaGCAAATCCGCATTAATGAG GTGAAGACCGAGATCAGTGTGGAGAGTAAACATCAGACTCTGCAGGGCCTGGCTTTCCCACTGCAGGCTGATGCGCAGCAGGCCATCCAGTTGTTAAAGCAGAAGAAAATCAATTACATCCAGCTG AAACTGGATCTTGAGCGGGAGACTATTGACCTGGTCCATACCAATGCCACGGAGCTAGCAGACCTCCCCAGAAGGATCCCCCAGGACTCTGCTCGCTATCATTTCTTCCTGTATAAGCACTCTCATGAGGGAGACTACCTGGAGTCTGTGG TGTTCATCTATTCCATGCCCGGGTACAGGTGTGGCATTAAGGAGCGTATGCTGTACTCCAGCTGCAAGAGCCGGCTGCTCGACACTGTGGAGCAGGAGTTCTCCCTGGAGATTACAAAGAAG ATCGAGATTGACGACGGAGCCGAGCTGACTGCGGAGTTCCTGTACGACGAGGTCCACCCCAAGCAGCATGCCTTCAAGCAGGCATTCGCCAAGCCCAGGGGCCCCGTGGGGAAACGGGGACAGAAGCGACTGATCAAAGGGCCAGGGGAGAACGGCGAGGACAGTTAG